One region of Cydia fagiglandana chromosome 17, ilCydFagi1.1, whole genome shotgun sequence genomic DNA includes:
- the LOC134672908 gene encoding slowpoke-binding protein, giving the protein MKFKFDKLKHYLHRKFKMFNLYKHMQQANNGEKEQKEPEYTGHDRFCQERPRSTYRKKKRRGACRRAQSAAELNPESIAAANRRDAFRIRSVSTDKDESEEENSEKTPLVAQKIDSLAKLLFNKSIIGSGSGKSSPCTSEPPSSPKVGERSMENSAAFIVCSEYLSQTSRYDLISQLSTIGSRPNKYWFAVHDNSIKTDRLLSLMPLPSKCPIEFSERSRALIVELFRSVHHPYIYPVLDLEAFSGHALTVMPFNARGSLKDLIYKSTWNEDYSRKYDSGGTGLPAWQVARFGRQILEGLTFLREKGFPPFRHLHSGNVMVQNGVARICALENTLIGASPRIPATAEHVEALSFGRVLYEMCAGTDLDLSLLPDLIPNYPHIVEMIELIFGPRTPSLHELLLCEVFRKIDLREMKGSCLPNFNQRLSRSCLSLLSEVARRQPGCRTPPARSLRGSPCTPPARRRHFAVDQDYTEEWQW; this is encoded by the exons ATGAAATTCAAGTTTGACAAGCTTAAGCATTATCTCCATCGCAAGTTCAAGATGTTTAACCTGTACAAGCATATGCAACAGGCCAATAATGGCGAGAAGGAGCAGAAGGAACCGGAATACACGGGCCACGACCGATTCTGTCAGGAGCGGCCGAGATCGACTTACAG GAAGAAGAAACGTCGTGGAGCGTGCAGGAGAGCGCAGTCCGCAGCCGAACTGAACCCTGAGTCCATAGCGGCGGCCAACCGGAGGGACGCGTTCCGGATCCGATCCGTGTCCACGGACAAGGATGAAAGCGAGG AGGAGAACTCGGAGAAGACCCCGCTGGTGGCGCAGAAGATCGACTCGCTGGCCAAGCTGTTGTTCAACAAGTCCATCATTGGTTCTGGCTCCGGCAAGTCTTCGCCTTGCACTTCAGAACCCCCTTCCTCCCCGAA AGTCGGCGAGAGGTCCATGGAGAACTCGGCAGCATTCATAGTTTGCTCGGAATATTTATCACAGACTTCACG GTATGACCTAATATCACAACTGAGCACGATCGGCTCGCGGCCCAACAAGTACTGGTTCGCAGTGCACGACAACTCTATCAAAACCGACCGTCTTCTTTCTTTG ATGCCTCTGCCCAGTAAATGTCCCATCGAGTTCAGCGAGCGCTCCCGAGCGCTCATCGTGGAGCTATTCCGTTCTGTCCACCACCCGTACATCTACCCGGTCTTGGACTTGGAGGCCTTTAGTGGACATGCACTGACAGTAATGCCTTTTAATGCGCGAGGCAGCCTAAAGGACCTCATTTACAAG AGCACATGGAACGAAGACTACAGCCGCAAGTACGACTCGGGTGGCACTGGCCTCCCGGCCTGGCAGGTGGCCCGCTTCGGCCGGCAGATACTCGAGGGCCTCACCTTCCTCAGGGAGAAGGGATTCCCGCCCTTCCGACATCTGCACTCGGGGAACGTGATGGTTCAAAATGGCGTGGCAAG GATATGCGCTCTAGAGAACACATTGATCGGCGCCTCTCCCCGCATCCCGGCGACGGCGGAACACGTCGAGGCCCTCAGCTTCGGCCGCGTGCTGTACGAGATGTGCGCAGGCACCGACCTGGATTTATCGCTGCTGCCGGACTTGATACCGAACTATCCTCAT ATAGTGGAGATGATCGAGCTAATCTTCGGACCCCGTACACCGAGTCTCCATGAGTTGCTGCTTTGCGAGGTGTTCCGCAAGATCGATCTGCGGGAAATGAAGGGCTCTTGTCTGCCG AACTTCAACCAGCGGCTATCCCGCTCCTGCCTGTCCCTCCTCAGCGAGGTGGCTCGCCGGCAGCCCGGCTGCCGTACTCCTCCGGCGCGATCTTTGCGTGGCTCTCCTTGCACGCCGCCCGCGAGAAG GAGACATTTTGCGGTCGATCAAGATTATACTGAAGAGTGGCAGTGGTGA